A genomic segment from Juglans regia cultivar Chandler chromosome 14, Walnut 2.0, whole genome shotgun sequence encodes:
- the LOC108998954 gene encoding uncharacterized protein LOC108998954 — translation MDESSNPSLPSLPSPYLLHPSDSPSLTLVNGLLTGDNYPKWQKAMTRALNAKNKLCFVDGTLKAPEPNTPEYTRWNQTKDMVLTWILNSISPSLANSLEYHTNPRDVWLDLSSRFCHGNNARIYQLKRTLSSLHQTTNSIHDYYNQIKQIWDELGHLKQSTNLTALQQQADDEQVFQFLLGLNDSFASLRTQILAMDPLPPICKVFSILFQEEQQRLLNVRPPQSEIMAMAVRSSGRPKNPFKCTACGKDGHIRDRCWTLVGYPPGRNPRPKTQPSILGQPPSSVNQTTAVSSASSPVPGLSPELYQKLLGLLAPSSSPIESSVNFIGPTVDEADWSG, via the exons ATGGATGAATCCTCCAACCCGTCTCTCCCTTCCCTCCCTTCCCCTTATCTTCTTCATCCCTCAGATTCACCCAGCTTAACCCTTGTCAATGGACTCCTAACCGGCGACAACTAtcccaaatggcaaaaagccatgacccGAGCCCTCAATGCCAAAAACAAACTCTGTTTTGTTGATGGCACTCTCAAAGCTCCTGAACCTAATACACCCGAGTACACCCGATGGAACCAAACAAAGGATATGGTTCTTACCTGGATCCTCAACTCCATCAGCCCCTCTCTTGCGAATTCTCTTGAATATCACACCAACCCACGTGATGTTTGGCTGGACCTTTCCTCTCGGTTTTGTCATGGCAATAATGCCAGAATCTACCAACTCAAACGGACTCTATCTTCCCTACATCAAACCACAAATTCCATTCATGATTACTATAAccaaatcaaacaaatttgggatgaacttgGTCATCTCAAACAAAGCACTAACCTCACAGCTTTACAGCAGCAAGCCGATGATGAACAGGTGTTCCAGTTCCTCCTCGGTCTCAACGATTCCTTCGCCTCTCTTCGCACTCAAATCTTAGCCATGGATCCACTTCCACCGATCTGCAAAGTCttctctattttgtttcaaGAAGAGCAACAAAGATTGCTCAACGTTAGACCCCCTCAATCGGAAATCATGGCCATGGCTGTTCGATCTAGTGGACGCCCAAAAAACCCTTTCAAGTGCACGGCTTGCGGCAAAGATGGTCATATCCGAGATCGTTGTTGGACTCTCGTCGGTTACCCTCCTGGACGAAACCCGCGACCCAAGACCCAGCCCTCCATTCTCGGACAGCCTCCGTCCAGCGTCAATCAGACCACTGCCGTTTCATCGGCTTCAAGCCCGGTTCCTGGTTTGTCACCGGAGCTCTACCAGAAGCTTCTCGGCTTGCTCGCGCCATCTTCTTCTCCGATTGAGTCATCTGTGAACTTCATTG GACCCACAGTCGATGAAGCTGATTGGAGCGGGTGA